GACcatatatttcccaatactaaaagGACTTATTTGGTCTTCACCTCCCccattctccccctcccctcccccccccccccccccccacaaacatgcATCATGCTGATGTCTTACTAAGCCATTGTCAACAAAATGTATTAAAAGCGCATCACAGCAGCTATTCCACTTTTTTAAAAAGAAGCTGCAGTTTTTTGCAAACATTATTTCTCTAAGGTGGGGCTATCTTATGACTATCGGCTGCAAGCATGTTATCAAACGGGGCACTCCACATTTTCAGTTTGACAACAAAATGAAATGGATCAATATATGCACTATGAAAACCAAGACAGCCCATTGAATGAGACTATCATTGAAAATGCGCTTATTTATTGTTAGAGGCTCCATTTTTATCAGTCCTGTGTTGCTCGTACAATTGCATTTTCAAAATCCTTTTACTTTAAGCAAACTAAGAAACAGACAGAAGTGGCAAATTACtctcttgaagcatgtacatataaaacaaaacaaaaaaatacagcatCAAatcatattacaaaataaatattttaaataatcagtaCACTACGAAAACACCTCCTACATTTGTAGGGTAACATAGGTTCAGAACTTGGCATCTCCCTGGCCTTGAGCTGCTTCTTTCTCCTTAGGCTTGATCTGACGAACAGGTGGTTTCTCATCTTTCTTTGGCTGATTCTCCAACCTTGCTTCAGGCTGTTCAGACCAGAGCTTATAATTTGGATCGTTTACAAATCTTTTGACAAGGCCACAGCTGAGGCACCGCACCACTGTTCTCTTCTGTCCCCGTGTTTTTCGTTGTCGCACTGTAGCAGTCACCCCAGGTACTAGAAGGGAGTAGCACTTCTTACACACTGTCCTTTTAATTGAAGGGTCCTGTCGTAGCACCAGTCGTTTGCTGATGGTCCTTTCTGTATAGCAGTAGAACCGAGACAGTTCTATATTTTCTGGGTTTTGCGCCAGAACGCAGTGGGCTGCTTGGTAGAGGAAATTAAGCCTCTGAAAGGCATCTTTGTCCTTGACTTGGCCAGACATGGCTAGATCCGCTGAGGATAATAAAAATGGTAAATAATTAACACAAGTATAGCTTACTAATAGTCTCCTGATGTAAAACGTTATTCTGCAATTATAAATCATCTTGAATGCCACAATCTGATATATTATGTCAAGCTGACACTCACTTTAAATGGTGCTTTTTGTCTTTCAGATTACTGGTTTCAACAAGGCAAATTCATTGTTTAAGGAAAAGGGCGAAAACCATTATACAAATGCCAGTATTTGTGTTGCAGCAATAAGAAACCAGATTTCCCTACCActgtaaatcccactcccactatAAAACTCTCCTTTTTACACTGTGttcaaaaatactttaaaataatgGATCACTAGCTTCAACTGTACAccacatttaaatcaaacagtgctTTCAACTGGTGTGATGTTCCTTATCATTTTGATACAAGGATTCTGCCCTAACCTAATTACTAAGACCTATACGCCCCCATGAAATCCAATGATTGTGACAACATCTTGAGGGACATCTCCCTCCAGGAACATACTAGGGAAGAGCGGAGACACTGGAACCCGACCTAACTGTGGAGAAATTGCCGTGGGTGCTGCGCGACCCCCAGTCTGGGAAGGCGCCGGGTCCTAGCGGCCTACTGGTCGAGCTGTATAAAGGAATGGCAGATATTTTAGCAAAACCTCGCCCGATATGTTCCAAGAGCAGTGCAAAGTAGGCTGCCTGCCAGAGGATCAAAGGACTGCAACTATTGTAGTTACACATAAAGAAGGTaagccacagacagactgcagttcTTAGAGTTCAGTATCTCAGTTAAATGTGGAGGCTAAAATACTGGCAAAGGCCCTAGCTAACAGAATTTGTGGGGTCATCACCTCGACCGTGCACCCCGACCACTCAGGCTTTATGCCTTCGGTGGCACAAATGGGGACGAGCAGAGGATGCCCTTCTCTTTGAGGAGGTACGTCATCTCTGTAAACGTCCCATCTCTTCTCACTGGGCTACACTTCAAGGATAGTTCTTCAAACAGTTGAACAAGATGACACCCCGCCATACTGTGACAACACGCGTACCTGTGGTCTGACAGATTCTTCAGACACGGCGACTCTTATTTGGTAACCCAGGTCACCACATGACCGCTATTTCTTCACCCGGACTTGAGGTGGAGAAATAACCTGgggaaccaccccccacccccaacatccttCCTACTCAAATGCCCAGTCTGAGCTTTATTTGACCGTGTAACTTGCTCCAAACAGCAAATTCCGCACCTTTTGTGAGTGGCACCCCCCCTCCGAGGAATGGAGGCATTTTTCAGAGAAGCAGAGTACTTTCAGGATTTATGTTAGATAGAAGGCAGGCTGAAAAATGTGCTAGAGAAAGCGTAGAGTGGCTGGAACACTAGACTGTTTGACTAACTTCCTGGGATGGCAGTAATTTCCAGTTCAACACTGGCATAAGCATATTTAAGATTCAATTTAGTCTTAAATAGGGATCAAGTCTTTCCCTAGCAATAAATTGTGTAATTGCAGTGCCTTTCCTACTTTTACCATAGTTTGTACAAGTATTGTGTTGCTCAATGCTTGTATTCCCCCTCCCACCTCTTGTTTCCAGTTATTCCCTTCAAAGCCGTTTCATTTTGTTGTGTTATCTTTAGACCACTTTACATAGTTTTACTGATGAGAGCTCTGCAGCGCCCCAGGGCCTTACCTGGATTCCTGGTCAGCTCCTGGCTCGTTATAGCACCATCCGCTGCTGGAACCAGTAAGCCTGGTTTCATGTTATTTACTCTTTGTTACTCAGCTGGTATTATTTACTGACCATCTGCCCTTGGTCTTAACTAACCACATCAACCTACATGCAGGTAGGCTGCCTATTTCAAGGGATGGCACCAAATACAAAAGGTAAGTGGGCTCCTGGCCAGGATTTCTCACTTATGGCTTTTCCACGTTTCTACCCGATGTCTGTGTCTGGTGATACGTTCCACTATATTCACCAGCAAAGAGATAGCAGGAGCTTTCAGTGGGTCCACAGCTTCTATACCTAACATCGGATTGGATGGCCCACAAGCCAGTATTAAAGTGAGGGGAAGCGATGATGCGGGTGAGTGAATAGTAGGTGGAGCAAACAGCCCTTTGGCAGCAGCAAGGGGATGGAACAGGCCGGCGTGGTCAAACGAagcgtgagtgcagggatgaatgCCAGACAGACAGCCAGATCAGTGGCAAGGACACTCTGGGTTCCTACATTGAATATTTATTTTCCATGAATAAGCCCTCCCATAACAGAATCCAAGAAATGTAGTGGGAGCCTACAAAAGGTGTGGGTGTGATAGTGTTCCCAGCTAGTTCTCTGCTATCACCCTGAAAAAGACAAAGAATAAAGTGAGAGGTTGAAACAGCCTTCTGCCAGGCTCTACAGTGGATGCTGGAGGACAACAAGAGATGGGAGGAAAGGAGCGGTGCCGAGCTCCCTAGAAACACCTAAGATCATGAGGCCCATGGAGGAGGAAGATAAATACAGACTATGCTGCCAACtttaaacaaaaacaccaaaatgcACTGAGGGATCAGTAGGAAGCTACCAGTCCCCAGATTGAGAATTGGCCTAATTATGAAGCACAACCTCAATCTACTGGCAATTAACCCTGAATTGCGA
This portion of the Pleurodeles waltl isolate 20211129_DDA chromosome 12, aPleWal1.hap1.20221129, whole genome shotgun sequence genome encodes:
- the RPP21 gene encoding ribonuclease P protein subunit p21, encoding MSGQVKDKDAFQRLNFLYQAAHCVLAQNPENIELSRFYCYTERTISKRLVLRQDPSIKRTVCKKCYSLLVPGVTATVRQRKTRGQKRTVVRCLSCGLVKRFVNDPNYKLWSEQPEARLENQPKKDEKPPVRQIKPKEKEAAQGQGDAKF